ACGTGGTCAACAAGGGCGACAACCTCACCGACACCCTGCTCGTGACGGGAGATGCGTAGATGTTTCGCAACCGACCCAGTGGCCGAATTCTGACGGCAGGTGCACTCGGCGCCGTCGTGCTGCTCTCCGGTGCCGGATGCACCTGGGAGGGTCTCAACTCCCTGCCGCTACCCGGAGCGCAGGGCAGGGGGGAGGGTGCGTACGAGATCACCCTCGAGATGCCCAACGTCACCACCATCACCCGCAACTCCCCGGTCCGGGTGAACGACGTCAACGTCGGGTCGATCACGGACATGCAGGTGGAGGACTACACGGCGATCGTCACGGTCTCGCTCAACGAGGATGTCCGGCTCCCGGCCAACGCACATGCGAAGATCGGGCAGACCAGCCTCCTGGGGTCGCAACATCTCGAGATCTTCCCGCCCCCGGACGGCGAACCCGAGGGCTCGCTCTCCGACGGGGACGTCATCCCGTTGGCCCGCGCCGGAGTGTACCCGACCACGGAGCAGACGCTGTCGGCCTTGTCGGTCGTCCTGACCGACGGCGGGCTGGCGCAGTTCGAGACCATCGCCAGCGAGCTCAACACCGCGTTGGACGGCCGGCAGGTCGACGCCAAGGAGGTCATCACCCAGCTGGAGACCACCGTGAGCGGCCTCGACGAGCAGCGGGCCGACATCATCGCCGCCATGGACGGGCTGGACCGGCTGTCCCGCCAGATCAACGACCAGACCGACACCCTGGCCAGAGCGCTGGCGCAGATGCCCGAGGCCGTCGCGCTGATCAACGACCAGAAGCAGGAGCTGACCACAGCAATGGTCTCGCTCGGGGATTTCGGCAACAAGGCCAACCAGGTGATCGACGCCGGTGGTGGACAGAACCTGGTGGACAACCTCCGCGACATCACGCCGGTCCTCGACTCGCTGGCCAACGCCGGGCGCGACCTGACCCGGGCGCTGAGCGTGCTCATCACGTTCCCGTTCCCGCAGGCGGGCATCGACAACTTCCTCCGCGGCGACTACGCCAACCTGTACATCCACGCCGACACGACGATGCCGCGTCTGTCGGAGACCTTCCTCCTGGGCACCGAGTTCGGCAACCGTATGGCCGGCCTCGAGGGCTATGTGGGCCTCGCGCCCAATCCGCTGGCCGGCGCGAACCCGTTCTCCCTCGACATCCCGCGGCCGGAGCACTCGGGCGAGGAGCCGTTCGCCGAACTGCCACCTGAGCCGGGATCCGGCGCCCCGACTGAGGAGGCCCCCCGATGACCCGGTTCGTGCGAATCCAGCTGACCATCTTCGCCGTGGTGACGGTTCTCGCCCTGTCGGTAATGTCGGTCTCCTACCTCAAGCTGCCGACTGCGTTCGGCTGGCAGCGCACCGATGTCGCACTGCAGATGCCGGACACCGGTGGGGTCTACAAGAACGCCAACGTCTCCTACCTGGGCAATGTGATCGGGAGAGTCGACGCGGTCACCCTCAAGCCCGGTCACGTCGTGGCCGAACTGCACTTCGACACGCGGGCGGAGGTCCCCGAGAACGTCCGCGCGCAGATCCGGAGTGTCTCCGCGGTCGGGGAGCAGTTCGTCGAGCTAGTGCCCGAGGGCGAGCCCGTCGGCGAGATGGCCGACGGCACCGTGCTCGGCGAGGACCGGGTCGACATGCCCCAGGGGATCGGCCCCGTCCTGGACCAGGCCACGGTGCTCATGGCGTCGATCGACGACGGCAAGATGCGCCGCGTCATCTCTGAGTCGTTCGACGCGTTCAACGGTTCCGAGCGGGAGCTCCAGCAGTTCCTGGACTCCGCGCAGCTCCTCCTTGAGGAGGCCCAGCGCAACACCGGGGCCACCCGCCAGCTGATCGCCGACGCCGAGCCGGTCCTGGACTCGCAGCTGCGCTCAGCGGACTCGATCCGTGCCTGGACCCGGAACCTCGCAGACCTGACCGATCAGCTCCGGGTCAACGAGCCCCAGCTGACCTCGATCATCCAGCGCGGCCCGGACTCCCTGGCCCGGGCGACCAGGGTCCTCAACGATCTGCAGCCGACCATGCCGGTGCTGGTCGCCAACCTGGTGAGCGTCGGCGAGGTTGGCGTGGTCTACAACCGCTCCATCGAGCAGTTGCTCGTGATCTACCCGGCCCTGGTGTCCTCGCTCATCACCGCGATCAACGGCGCCAAGGACACCGGTGAGATCAAGGTGGATTTCAACCTCCAGATCAACGAGACCCCGCCGTGCACCACCGGCTTCTTGCCGGCGGACCAGCGGCGGTCGCCCGCCGACCTGTCCGTGCCCCCGCTGATGAACGGCATCTACTGCAAGGTCCCCAAGGACTCCCAGACGACCGTCCGTGGAGCCCGCAACCTGCCGTGCATGGAGTACCCCGGTCGGCGAGCAGCCTCTCCGGCGGAGTGTGCGGCCGATGACTACGTCCCCGAGGGCATCAACCCGCCGGACACCAGCGAGGTCGGCCCGCCCGGTGACAGCCCGAACGCGTACAACGTTGTCCCCTCGTCCAACAGCGGCGAGCGGGAGATCCGCACCTCCGCCGCCATGTACGACCCGGCGACGGGCGAGTACCTCGGTGCGAACGGCAAGACGTATCGTCAGCTTAACCTGGGGACCGCGAGCAAGCTGTCCGCGGACGCCGACCTGGCCGACATCCTGACGAATGGAGTGACCTAGTGCCGCAGTCGGACGAGACCCCCACTGATGGTGAGCGGACCGGGCTGGTCGTCGCCTCCGTGATCACTGCCCTGTGCCTGGTGGCGGCCCTCGTTGCCTCGGGGCTGTGGCTCACCGAGCGTGGCCAGGCGGCCTCGATCCGGGCGGACCGGGCGTCCGCGAGCGAGCTCGATGGGTCATACCGCGACTTCGCCACCGACGTGATGACCCGGCTCATGACCATCCGTCAGGAGACCCTGACCGAGGACGTGGACCGGATCGTGGACATGATCGAGGGCGACTTCTCCGAGCAGTTCACCCCCCGTCGCGACTCCTACGAGGAGGTCGTCAAGACCACCGCGGTGGTGGCCGACGGGGTGGTGTCCGCCGCAGCGGTCGAGCACTCCTACCCCGAGCGCGCAGAGGTGATCATGGCGATCGACCAGACCATCGGCAATCCCCGGTCCCAGGAGGACCAGGACCGGCAGTACCGCGTCCGGGTGACGGTCAACCGTCACGACGACGGCGAGATGAGGGTCTCGGGGGTGAACTTCATCCCGTGAGCAGCAACGACGTGCCAGACGCCCGCTCCGCCCGCCGTGCGCAGCGTGAGGCCGAGCGTGCGGCCCGGGCCCAGCGCAAGGCCGACGCGGCCCGGGAGCGCGCCCTGG
This Dietzia psychralcaliphila DNA region includes the following protein-coding sequences:
- a CDS encoding MCE family protein encodes the protein MTRFVRIQLTIFAVVTVLALSVMSVSYLKLPTAFGWQRTDVALQMPDTGGVYKNANVSYLGNVIGRVDAVTLKPGHVVAELHFDTRAEVPENVRAQIRSVSAVGEQFVELVPEGEPVGEMADGTVLGEDRVDMPQGIGPVLDQATVLMASIDDGKMRRVISESFDAFNGSERELQQFLDSAQLLLEEAQRNTGATRQLIADAEPVLDSQLRSADSIRAWTRNLADLTDQLRVNEPQLTSIIQRGPDSLARATRVLNDLQPTMPVLVANLVSVGEVGVVYNRSIEQLLVIYPALVSSLITAINGAKDTGEIKVDFNLQINETPPCTTGFLPADQRRSPADLSVPPLMNGIYCKVPKDSQTTVRGARNLPCMEYPGRRAASPAECAADDYVPEGINPPDTSEVGPPGDSPNAYNVVPSSNSGEREIRTSAAMYDPATGEYLGANGKTYRQLNLGTASKLSADADLADILTNGVT
- a CDS encoding MCE family protein, with protein sequence MFRNRPSGRILTAGALGAVVLLSGAGCTWEGLNSLPLPGAQGRGEGAYEITLEMPNVTTITRNSPVRVNDVNVGSITDMQVEDYTAIVTVSLNEDVRLPANAHAKIGQTSLLGSQHLEIFPPPDGEPEGSLSDGDVIPLARAGVYPTTEQTLSALSVVLTDGGLAQFETIASELNTALDGRQVDAKEVITQLETTVSGLDEQRADIIAAMDGLDRLSRQINDQTDTLARALAQMPEAVALINDQKQELTTAMVSLGDFGNKANQVIDAGGGQNLVDNLRDITPVLDSLANAGRDLTRALSVLITFPFPQAGIDNFLRGDYANLYIHADTTMPRLSETFLLGTEFGNRMAGLEGYVGLAPNPLAGANPFSLDIPRPEHSGEEPFAELPPEPGSGAPTEEAPR